From a region of the Xanthomonas rydalmerensis genome:
- the rnpA gene encoding ribonuclease P protein component — MNHPDPRRRFPRSARVRTSAEYRVVFDAARRCSEPLMSLHCRSAPHPARLGLAVSRKVDKRAVVRNRIKRVLREATRQLLPWLAPGDYVVVARSAAAQASGDQLRQAYLRLLRRAGALPAPAADGTMPPPDRPSSPTSTSEPASG; from the coding sequence GTGAATCATCCCGACCCGCGTAGGCGATTTCCTCGCTCTGCGCGGGTTCGCACGTCTGCGGAATACCGTGTCGTGTTCGATGCCGCGCGCCGCTGTTCCGAGCCGCTGATGAGCCTGCACTGCCGCAGTGCGCCGCACCCGGCGCGGCTGGGCCTGGCGGTGTCGCGCAAGGTCGACAAGCGCGCAGTCGTGCGCAATCGCATCAAGCGCGTGCTGCGCGAGGCCACGCGGCAGCTGTTGCCGTGGCTGGCGCCCGGCGATTACGTGGTGGTGGCGCGCAGCGCCGCCGCCCAGGCCAGCGGCGATCAACTGCGCCAGGCCTATCTGCGCCTGCTGCGTCGCGCCGGCGCATTGCCGGCCCCGGCCGCGGACGGCACAATGCCGCCGCCCGATCGTCCTTCTTCCCCCACATCCACGTCAGAACCTGCTTCTGGCTGA